One Etheostoma cragini isolate CJK2018 chromosome 19, CSU_Ecrag_1.0, whole genome shotgun sequence DNA segment encodes these proteins:
- the si:ch211-168d1.3 gene encoding ras and Rab interactor 3 isoform X2, protein MQEMGSTHRGSERVFSVLDRLLLTHPVWLQLSLSQDSALYILLREPVGTFLVRKCSSSQRKVLCLRVTADKRASSVKECFICEEDSTFALESSALTFPDLCRLVAFYCISRDVLPFPLELPEAIAKATTHRQLEAISHMGQDFWSAPTASDIQNGPVDPVASTSGNQSQMAQERCTLLTRVRPGKLCFINPLFLQLEVSKQPQLTNHSASNKRHRFKRSMRLRLSESSMNLSMEGVGSFSPRSSLELPGGSERLQKASTDPQRRIHPGAGVLRRTPAVSPGSAEEEDMMSVYVQQTSAKVEPSQPQQSAQAVEQGIEVAVLALERRPAPSLAELDSSSSFSSMDEDNDSDPESMTQAPTHFYQRPPLVRSRGRGGLHRMSEAFVCFFAPDKRLTRLVEELSRDRRSIFGGMVQDFLLAQRELLKSLASSTSSSSSSTSNVTSVQLLQGLRLFLSQARCCLLDSGELEPPIETLVPENEKDLALERAMFSCVLRPLKSHLEKALIALHNKDGTSQRLTQNMIRLKGDAAMEQLGVRTGVPDSREVERVKQKLVLMQRTHSPIDKVLLLLQVCKCVHKAMGFLHAQEVSWEDFLPSLSYVIVECNKPHILIEVEYMMELLETSWLGGEGGYYLTSVYASLCLIQSLDREQPFTGCLTPEAQEALKEWSSRRSREAQRQKESQQSQRCVRILFQDGERSAVRTLQWRAGETSQALAQLCAATFEVSDPEQYTLYWRSGGEMRALPPHAQPQDLASHSEGGPSLSYLRTDHDFSKMRRLTRGGAVDLSESVCEE, encoded by the exons ATGCAGGAGATGGGCAGTACACATCGAGGCTCTGAGAGGGTCTTCAGCGTCCTGGATCGTCTGCTGCTCACACATCCTGTGTGGCTGCAGCTGTCACTCAGCCAGGACTCTGCCCTCTATATCCTGCTCAGAGAGCCTGTTGGG ACCTTTTTGGTGCGTAAATGCAGCTCCAGCCAGAGGAAGGTGCTGTGTTTGAGAGTGACAGCCGACAAAAGGGCCTCCTCTGTTAAGGAGTGCTTCATCTGTGAGGAGGACTCCA CATTCGCCTTGGAAAGCTCAGCACTCACCTTCCCTGACCTGTGTCGACTGGTGGCCTTCTACTGTATCAGCAg AGATGTGTTGCCCTTCCCACTGGAGCTACCAGAGGCCATTGCTAAAGCCACAACACACAGGCAGCTGGAGGCCATCTCACACATGGGCCAAG ACTTCTGGAGCGCACCGACTGCTTCAGATATCCAAAACGGACCGGTGGACCCTGTTGCATCAACCAGCGGCAACCAGAGTCAGATGGCCCAGGAGCGATGTACCCTGCTGACCCGGGTTAGACCAGGCAAACTCTGCTTTATCAACCCGCTCTTCCTACAGCTGGAGGTTAGCAAG cagCCACAACTCACTAACCACAGTGCCTCCAACAAACGGCACCGCTTCAAGCGCAGCATGCGGCTCAGGCTCTCCGAGTCCTCAATGAATCTGTCCATGGAAGGAGTCGGCTCCTTTTCACCTCGCTCATCATTGGAGCTGCCAGGCGGGTCAGAGAGGCTGCAGAAGGCCAGCACTGACCCACAGAGAAGAATTCACCCTGGGGCAGGGGTCCTGAGGAGAACCCCTGCTGTATCACCGGGttctgcagaggaagaggacatGATGTCTGTCTATGTGCAACAA ACATCTGCAAAAGTTGAGCCTTCCCAGCCCCAACAGTCTGCCCAAGCAGTGGAGCAGGGCATTGAGGTGGCAGTTCTGGCCCTGGAGCGCCGCCCGGCTCCGTCCCTGGCTGAGCTCGACAgcagcagctccttcagcagcatgGATGAGGACAATGACTCTGATCCAGAAAGCATGACCCAAGCCCCAACTCACTTCTACCAGCGCCCGCCACTTGTGCGCTCTCGAGGCCGTGGTGGGCTGCACCGCATGAGCGAggcatttgtgtgtttctttgctcCAGACAAGCGGCTGACGCGGCTGGTGGAGGAGCTGTCCAGAGACAGGCGCTCCATCTTTGGGGGCATGGTTCAGGACTTCCTCCTGGCACAGAGAGAATTGCTCAAATCCCTGGCTTCCTCAacctcatcctcatcctcttccACTTCAAATGTGACCTCTGTGCAGCTCCTGCAGGGTCTGCGCCTCTTTCTGTCCCAGGCAAGATGCTGCCTGCTGGACAGTGGAGAGCTGGAGCCCCCCATTGAAACCCTGGTGCCAGAAAACGAGAaag ACCTGGCGCTGGAGCGGGCCATGTTCTCCTGTGTGCTCAGGCCTCTGAAGTCCCACCTTGAAAAAGCTCTAATTGCGTTGCACAATAAGGACGGCACCAGCCAGCGCCTCACCCAAAACATGATCCGTCTGAAGGGGGACGCTGCCATGGAGCAGCTCGGTGTGCGGACGGGCGTCCCTGACAGCCGCGAGGTGGAAAGGGTTAAGCAGAAGCTGGTCCTAATGCAGAGGACACACTCGCCCATCGACaaggtgctgctgctgctgcaagtGTGCAAGTGTGTCCACAAGGCCATGGGGTTCTTACATG cACAGGAAGTGAGCTGGGAAGACTTCCTGCCATCATTGTCTTACGTGATTGTGGAGTGTAACAAGCCTCACATTCTGATAGAGGTGGAGTACATGATGGAGCTGCTGGAGACCTCCTGGCTCGGAGGAGAGG GTGGGTACTACCTGACCAGTGTGTATGCCAGTCTGTGTCTGATCCAGAGCCTGGACAGGGAGCAGCCGTTCACCGGCTGCCTGACGCCGGAGGCCCAGGAGGCTCTGAAGGAGTGGAGCAGCAGACGGAGCCGTGAGGCCCAGAGACAAAAGGAGAGCCAGCAGAGCCAG AGGTGCGTTCGGATACTGTTCCAGGACGGGGAGCGGAGCGCCGTGCGGACGTTGCAGTGGAGAGCCGGGGAGACCAGCCAGGCCCTGGCGCAGCTGTGTGCCGCCACTTTCGAAGTGTCCGACCCGGAGCAATACACCCTGTACTGGCGCAGTGGCGGCGAGATGAGGGCCCTGCCGCCTCACGCCCAGCCTCAGGACCTGGCCAGCCACAGCGAGGGAGGCCCCTCGCTCTCCTACCTGAGGACCGACCACGACTTCAGCAAGATGCGGCGGCTCACCAGAGGTGGCGCCGTGGACCTGAGCGAGTCGGTGTGTGAGGAGTGA
- the si:ch211-168d1.3 gene encoding ras and Rab interactor 3 isoform X1 has product MNMQEMGSTHRGSERVFSVLDRLLLTHPVWLQLSLSQDSALYILLREPVGTFLVRKCSSSQRKVLCLRVTADKRASSVKECFICEEDSTFALESSALTFPDLCRLVAFYCISRDVLPFPLELPEAIAKATTHRQLEAISHMGQDFWSAPTASDIQNGPVDPVASTSGNQSQMAQERCTLLTRVRPGKLCFINPLFLQLEVSKQPQLTNHSASNKRHRFKRSMRLRLSESSMNLSMEGVGSFSPRSSLELPGGSERLQKASTDPQRRIHPGAGVLRRTPAVSPGSAEEEDMMSVYVQQTSAKVEPSQPQQSAQAVEQGIEVAVLALERRPAPSLAELDSSSSFSSMDEDNDSDPESMTQAPTHFYQRPPLVRSRGRGGLHRMSEAFVCFFAPDKRLTRLVEELSRDRRSIFGGMVQDFLLAQRELLKSLASSTSSSSSSTSNVTSVQLLQGLRLFLSQARCCLLDSGELEPPIETLVPENEKDLALERAMFSCVLRPLKSHLEKALIALHNKDGTSQRLTQNMIRLKGDAAMEQLGVRTGVPDSREVERVKQKLVLMQRTHSPIDKVLLLLQVCKCVHKAMGFLHAQEVSWEDFLPSLSYVIVECNKPHILIEVEYMMELLETSWLGGEGGYYLTSVYASLCLIQSLDREQPFTGCLTPEAQEALKEWSSRRSREAQRQKESQQSQRCVRILFQDGERSAVRTLQWRAGETSQALAQLCAATFEVSDPEQYTLYWRSGGEMRALPPHAQPQDLASHSEGGPSLSYLRTDHDFSKMRRLTRGGAVDLSESVCEE; this is encoded by the exons ATGCAGGAGATGGGCAGTACACATCGAGGCTCTGAGAGGGTCTTCAGCGTCCTGGATCGTCTGCTGCTCACACATCCTGTGTGGCTGCAGCTGTCACTCAGCCAGGACTCTGCCCTCTATATCCTGCTCAGAGAGCCTGTTGGG ACCTTTTTGGTGCGTAAATGCAGCTCCAGCCAGAGGAAGGTGCTGTGTTTGAGAGTGACAGCCGACAAAAGGGCCTCCTCTGTTAAGGAGTGCTTCATCTGTGAGGAGGACTCCA CATTCGCCTTGGAAAGCTCAGCACTCACCTTCCCTGACCTGTGTCGACTGGTGGCCTTCTACTGTATCAGCAg AGATGTGTTGCCCTTCCCACTGGAGCTACCAGAGGCCATTGCTAAAGCCACAACACACAGGCAGCTGGAGGCCATCTCACACATGGGCCAAG ACTTCTGGAGCGCACCGACTGCTTCAGATATCCAAAACGGACCGGTGGACCCTGTTGCATCAACCAGCGGCAACCAGAGTCAGATGGCCCAGGAGCGATGTACCCTGCTGACCCGGGTTAGACCAGGCAAACTCTGCTTTATCAACCCGCTCTTCCTACAGCTGGAGGTTAGCAAG cagCCACAACTCACTAACCACAGTGCCTCCAACAAACGGCACCGCTTCAAGCGCAGCATGCGGCTCAGGCTCTCCGAGTCCTCAATGAATCTGTCCATGGAAGGAGTCGGCTCCTTTTCACCTCGCTCATCATTGGAGCTGCCAGGCGGGTCAGAGAGGCTGCAGAAGGCCAGCACTGACCCACAGAGAAGAATTCACCCTGGGGCAGGGGTCCTGAGGAGAACCCCTGCTGTATCACCGGGttctgcagaggaagaggacatGATGTCTGTCTATGTGCAACAA ACATCTGCAAAAGTTGAGCCTTCCCAGCCCCAACAGTCTGCCCAAGCAGTGGAGCAGGGCATTGAGGTGGCAGTTCTGGCCCTGGAGCGCCGCCCGGCTCCGTCCCTGGCTGAGCTCGACAgcagcagctccttcagcagcatgGATGAGGACAATGACTCTGATCCAGAAAGCATGACCCAAGCCCCAACTCACTTCTACCAGCGCCCGCCACTTGTGCGCTCTCGAGGCCGTGGTGGGCTGCACCGCATGAGCGAggcatttgtgtgtttctttgctcCAGACAAGCGGCTGACGCGGCTGGTGGAGGAGCTGTCCAGAGACAGGCGCTCCATCTTTGGGGGCATGGTTCAGGACTTCCTCCTGGCACAGAGAGAATTGCTCAAATCCCTGGCTTCCTCAacctcatcctcatcctcttccACTTCAAATGTGACCTCTGTGCAGCTCCTGCAGGGTCTGCGCCTCTTTCTGTCCCAGGCAAGATGCTGCCTGCTGGACAGTGGAGAGCTGGAGCCCCCCATTGAAACCCTGGTGCCAGAAAACGAGAaag ACCTGGCGCTGGAGCGGGCCATGTTCTCCTGTGTGCTCAGGCCTCTGAAGTCCCACCTTGAAAAAGCTCTAATTGCGTTGCACAATAAGGACGGCACCAGCCAGCGCCTCACCCAAAACATGATCCGTCTGAAGGGGGACGCTGCCATGGAGCAGCTCGGTGTGCGGACGGGCGTCCCTGACAGCCGCGAGGTGGAAAGGGTTAAGCAGAAGCTGGTCCTAATGCAGAGGACACACTCGCCCATCGACaaggtgctgctgctgctgcaagtGTGCAAGTGTGTCCACAAGGCCATGGGGTTCTTACATG cACAGGAAGTGAGCTGGGAAGACTTCCTGCCATCATTGTCTTACGTGATTGTGGAGTGTAACAAGCCTCACATTCTGATAGAGGTGGAGTACATGATGGAGCTGCTGGAGACCTCCTGGCTCGGAGGAGAGG GTGGGTACTACCTGACCAGTGTGTATGCCAGTCTGTGTCTGATCCAGAGCCTGGACAGGGAGCAGCCGTTCACCGGCTGCCTGACGCCGGAGGCCCAGGAGGCTCTGAAGGAGTGGAGCAGCAGACGGAGCCGTGAGGCCCAGAGACAAAAGGAGAGCCAGCAGAGCCAG AGGTGCGTTCGGATACTGTTCCAGGACGGGGAGCGGAGCGCCGTGCGGACGTTGCAGTGGAGAGCCGGGGAGACCAGCCAGGCCCTGGCGCAGCTGTGTGCCGCCACTTTCGAAGTGTCCGACCCGGAGCAATACACCCTGTACTGGCGCAGTGGCGGCGAGATGAGGGCCCTGCCGCCTCACGCCCAGCCTCAGGACCTGGCCAGCCACAGCGAGGGAGGCCCCTCGCTCTCCTACCTGAGGACCGACCACGACTTCAGCAAGATGCGGCGGCTCACCAGAGGTGGCGCCGTGGACCTGAGCGAGTCGGTGTGTGAGGAGTGA